Proteins encoded within one genomic window of Alteribacter populi:
- a CDS encoding mechanosensitive ion channel family protein, translated as MNDWLTSINWEGFLLAAALLALQVIGILIVYFIVRAIGKRVISSSFERMSTQRNMSPGRTKTLEKLSINIFSYVLLFIVVTIVIGLFDYDVTALIAGAGLVGLAIGFGAQGLVSDVVTGFFLLLEKQLEVEEYVTVAGIDGVVEEVGLRTTRLRSFDGTVHYIPNREIGSLSNHSRSNMQALVDIGISYNDNIDKAITVIQDVCDRVAADDETVVEGPDVIGVQSLGDSDVVIRVIAKTKNMEQWGLERKLRKGIKEALDANGIEIPFPHQVYIEKKE; from the coding sequence ATGAACGATTGGCTTACCTCAATAAATTGGGAAGGATTTTTACTCGCAGCAGCTCTTTTAGCTTTACAGGTCATCGGAATTCTTATTGTTTACTTTATTGTACGAGCCATTGGGAAAAGGGTGATTTCCTCTAGCTTTGAGCGAATGAGTACCCAACGTAACATGTCTCCCGGGCGGACAAAGACGCTGGAGAAGTTATCAATCAATATTTTTTCGTATGTGTTATTGTTTATCGTTGTCACCATTGTGATCGGGTTATTTGATTATGACGTAACAGCACTTATTGCTGGCGCTGGTCTTGTCGGATTAGCGATCGGATTTGGTGCACAAGGGTTAGTCAGTGATGTGGTTACTGGATTTTTCCTTCTTCTGGAGAAGCAACTTGAAGTTGAGGAATACGTGACCGTCGCCGGAATTGATGGCGTAGTTGAAGAAGTAGGTTTAAGAACGACCCGACTACGCAGTTTTGATGGAACGGTTCACTACATACCTAACCGGGAAATCGGTTCACTCAGCAACCATTCACGCTCTAACATGCAAGCACTCGTTGATATTGGCATATCGTATAATGATAATATTGACAAAGCGATCACTGTCATTCAAGACGTTTGTGACCGCGTAGCTGCTGATGATGAAACGGTCGTAGAAGGTCCTGACGTTATCGGCGTTCAAAGTTTAGGTGATAGCGACGTCGTCATCCGCGTAATTGCCAAAACGAAAAACATGGAACAATGGGGCTTAGAACGAAAATTGCGTAAAGGAATCAAAGAAGCATTGGATGCCAATGGGATTGAAATTCCGTTCCCGCACCAAGTTTATATTGAGAAAAAAGAATAA
- a CDS encoding YkuS family protein, giving the protein MARVGVEQSLSDIQEALQQRGYDIVQLKQEQDASGCDCCVISGQDQNMMGMQDAQTQGSVINAHGMSADEVCQQVDQRIQQ; this is encoded by the coding sequence ATGGCTAGAGTTGGTGTAGAACAATCCCTATCTGATATTCAAGAAGCGCTGCAGCAAAGAGGTTATGATATTGTCCAGCTTAAACAAGAACAGGATGCTTCAGGGTGTGATTGCTGTGTTATTAGTGGGCAGGATCAAAATATGATGGGTATGCAGGACGCGCAAACGCAAGGCTCCGTCATCAATGCTCACGGAATGAGCGCAGATGAAGTGTGTCAGCAAGTAGATCAAAGAATTCAACAATAG